The following is a genomic window from Molothrus aeneus isolate 106 unplaced genomic scaffold, BPBGC_Maene_1.0 scaffold_35, whole genome shotgun sequence.
TTTGCAGTGTGTGCACCAGCAAGTGCAATATCACTGCCATGTGCAATTCCATGTCTAGTCCGGACAGTGACCAGCACTGTCCACAGCAGCATCATGCTGCAAGGGAACGTGGGAGGGAAAAACGGTGAAAAAGTCATGTTAATGAAAGAACAGAGTGATCAGAATGCCAGAGATGTGCTTGAACAGCACGAGAAACTGAGAAAAGTAGAAGTTGTACTTTAAAAGGTTGATGCAGGCTGGAAGCCTGATCAAATAGAGGGGagaattgttaaaaaaataggTTAGAAAGTGTTGTAAAAGAGTTGATAGATCATTAAGCATGTACTGTTAGTTtggttattatattgtaaaaggggttaaaagaGTAGTTATAAGAAATACGGTGCTCAATGTACCACAACACACCTCAGTAAAGTTCACCACCCCCCGAGCGAAAccagccagcctggacagaaccGCAACGGGCCAATCAAAcaccttcatgcaaatgaaggatcccGAAAGaatccaaagggacaaaaaacagGATAGAAAGGGTCTTCCATCCCAGTGAATCTGTGCTGCTCCGTCTGGAACATTCGGGACAtcgctgctgagcagccccagcgccggcGCTGCTCCATCCTCGACGGGAACGCTCCTGCTCGGCCCGGGGCCCCCTTGCTTTGGGCCTTgcttttattataataaatgctgaaatcactttagcACCGGGAGCCTGCTCGAGTTTTTAACAACACGAAATGCAGGATTCCCGGGGCACAGGGAATTCAGGTTTCCCGGGGCACATGGAATTCAGGATTGCCGGGGCACAGGAGCAGACGGTGATCGGTccctcagggctgagctccagcgGTGCCAGTGAATTCTCTCTGCAGTGACAGCCCGGCCGCCCTCCTCCCATGCCCAAGAGCCACAGAGAGACGCTGCCCCCAACCCCTGCCCCCCATCCTCCCGCTGTCTCTGTTCCCCCCTCCCGGAGAAACTCCCAAAAACCAGAGGAGTTCCCCCTCCCCGCCTTCTCGAGCACTCAGCCATCAGAGCCTCTCAGCAACGCAATGGGAAAAACAATCCACAAGTAAcaaggaaagaacagaaaaaacccaatccCCAACAGGGCGGTGGTGGCTGCGGTTTTTGGGGGTTCCAGCGACACCCGGGGCAGGttcagtgctcagcagcagcgGGGGGGGCCCCCCCAAACCACAGCCGGGTGTGAGAAACAAAGTTCACTCCTTGGAAATTGCAAAAGTTTAATAAGGGCTATAAAAGGATTTTGGTGCTCGGTCAAAGAACTTGCCCTTAACTTAACCCATTGTTCTCCAGATCCGGTTCCAAGGCAGGGCTGCAAACACATTCCTGAGTTTAGACGTTATTCAAACATTCCCGGGAGGTTTGGATGTTCCAGGAACTCTTGTTTGGTTTTAACCTCTGGCTTGTCTGCAGGACATTCTGTAGATTAGGtcaatattatttatttcttcttctggttCCATCCTGTTGTTGCACACTCCCTGATAAATTCATAAATTCTTCTCAGGTTTGTGTCACTGTTATCACCTGGAGAGGCTGATCCACAGGTGTGAGAAACAATGGAATTGTTTTACTCCTGAGTCAGTTATGCAAAAGCATTTTAACATTGCATAGTCTCTATTTTAACACTTGTTATTTATCTATTAATATTTGtctattttgaatattttaaggCCTATGCTATAATATCGAATAGCATTAAATAGGTTATACGGTGCACACATAAACTGATAGATTATGTTGCTCCAAATATCAGCTACAAGGAATTATTAATAATCAGTATCAATATCAAGTACCATAGCAAAATACTTGTGTTCAATAACATCGTGCAGAAGACAATGCAGAATTGCAGAAGCCAATTATTAAATTGTCATTTATGACCCGGCTCTGCTGAAGGCACAGTGGAAAGCTGGAAGCTGCTGAGGGGACTCATTCACCCCTGTCCCCTATCCCTGAGTGTTCCCACagtgtcccagggtgtccccaagtgaccctgagtgtccccagagtgtccctgagtgtccccagtgatATCACCCCAGGAATTCCCATCAGGATTTGGACAATTTCAatgaaaattcccagaaaattccccaaatttttcTCAAATCCCGTGTGGAGAGTGGAGAAGAGACAAGTGACAGTAGCAATGACCCCAATGATGTCATCACCCTGATGAGGTCACAGCAGTGACATCActgtctctgcagcagccttGAGATGTCCTTGATGACTTTGTGGCACTGCTCGGCCACCACAGGGCTGCCGGGGCCACCGTGGCCACCATAGGGATTCAAGAGGATGTTGTCAATGACCTCAAGTATGCCCAGCAGGTGATCCTTACCCAGGCAGGCACTGGCATCCCACAGCTGCTCAAACTCGGCCACTTTGGCCACCAAGGCcacggggacattgggggacgcctgctctgtcccctctggatAAGGCTTGATGGCCCTGAGCTGccgctgcagctcctggaggaacGAACTGAGGCTGCAACACGCTTCTACCAagagctccagctgccccagggccaCCTCTGCCCAATGTCCCCTCCTGATGGCCGCCCTTACCAAGCTGGTGGGCACCACAGCCTCTCCCATGGCCTCGTTGGTGGCCGCAGCCCCCTGGGCCTcgtgcacagcccctgccaagggccCCTCATCCATGCCCAGGGCCACCGGCAGCAACCGGACTGTGGCCTCCAGGTCTTCCAAATCCGTGTCCCAGTCCTGGCGGGTGGCCTCGTACCGCGGGTCCATGGCCTGGGCGATGGGCATGGTGAAGACCGTGTGCATGCAGCTCATGGAGCTCAGTGGTCTCCTcagccagccagccccagctctccgtGAGCGCGGCCACCAATTCCCCCCAGCGCTGCCTGCGGCTCTCACATCGGCCCAGGTGGTCCCAGGGGTGGTCCCAGGGGTGGCCCCGAGGGCGCCCAGGGCCtggcccagggaggggacaccgcGGTGGCCCAGGGAGGTGACATCGCCGTGGTCCAGGGTCTCATGGAGGCTCTGGGTGAATCTCCTCAGGGCGGCGTGCAGGAACTTTGGGGACACGCGCCGCCGCACATCCCTGTGTGACCCGGTCACTGCAGCCGCCACCTTGCCCAGGGTGGCCACCACGGCTACCAGCGCCttcagcagctgggcaggggacaggggaggtgTCAGGGACCTGGTGGCACTTGTGGCCTCCTGCGGTGGCCCCTGTGCCCTCCCGGGGTCCCCTTTATCCCCTCCCTGGAAGACTCTGCTGTTCCCTCTGTCTCTTTGTTGCCCCCttgtcccctctgccaccccctgCGACCCCCCGCTGTCGCCTCTGCCAGCCCTCTGTCACCCTCAGTCCCCTCCAGCCCTCTGTCACCTCCCCCCTTCCTGCCacaccctcctgtcccctctgtcacccctgtgtgccccctgtcccctccccccccccaccggGATTGTCACACCTCTTGGGTCTCCATGGCCGCTGGGGATACTCcggggacactctggggacactgCGGGGGGCGAACACACCAGGGTGACAGTTGGGGACACACAGGAATGTGGCACGGCCGgatggaggaaggaggaagaggtgACAATGACGTCACTGTCCCCCCTGCCTTCCCCCCACCTGTGGGGCCAAGGCAgggtccccaatgtccccccaatgtccccaatgggACCCCAAAGTCCCCTGAGTGTCCTCACATGGTGCCGGTGTTGCCCCGATGTCCCCCACAAGGCCCAAGTATCCCACAATGTCCAGctagggacaccagggacacaccggggtcctgttggggaccttggggacatccccatgtccttcccttggggacaccggggCCACCCTGATGTCCCCTGTTCCATTTTGGGTCACCAcaatgtccccacagtgtcccaaaCAGGACATCATGGGGGGACTTGGGCCTTGTTGGGGACATCGGGGCCATGTGGGGACCCTGAGGGGACATGGAGGTTccactggggacattgaggggacattggggacctTGCCCTGGGCCCATGAGTGGGGGGGATGgtgctgtcacctcctcctgcttcctccaTCCGGCTGCACCATGTTCCTGCGTGTCACCTGAGTGTGACCCGAGTGTCACTTGAGTGTCACCTGGGCGTGTTCACCTCCGGGAAggtccccgcagtgtccccagagtgtccccagcAACCATGGAGCCCCGCAAGGTGTGACAGTGCCGGTGCTGTgggtgggaggggacaggggtgacAGAGGGGATGGGCGGTACAGGCAGGGtggaggggacatggagggtggcaggagggaaccgagggtggcagaggggacagcagggggtGGCAGGTGGTGGCAGAGGGGACAAGGGGGTGGCAAAGGAACAGAGGGGACAGTAGAGCCCTCCAGGGAGGGGACAAAGGAGAccccaggagagcacagaggccACCACAGGAGGCCCCAAGTGCCACCAGGTCCCTGACActtcccctgtcccctccccagctgctggaggctctGGTGTCCATGGTGGCCACCCTGGTTGAGGTGACAGCCACTGTGACTGGGCCACGCCGGGGCGTGCGGTGCTGTGTGCCCCCAAAGCTGCTGCACGCGGCCCCGAGGATCTTCACCTGGAGCCTCCGTAAGGCCCTGGACCACCctggtgtcacctccctgggtgaccccggtgtcccctccctgggccaGGCCTTGGCCACCCTCAGGGCCACCCCGGGGGCCACCTGGGCCGATGTGAGAGCCGCGGGCAGCGCCTGGCGGGAGCTGGTGGCTGCGTGTGAGGAGAGATGGAAGCAGCTGCTCGAGGAGGCCACCAAGCTCCACGATGCCTGCGAGGACGCGGCCCTTGCCTGGGCCAGGCACCAGCAGGACAAAGCCActgcccagcagctgatggTGGCCCTGGACAGGGATGAGGAGGCCTCAGCGGGGGCTGCGCACGGTGCCCGGGTGGCGGCGGCCACCAACGAGGCTGTGGGAGAGGCTGTGGTGGCCACCAGGCGGGCGAGGGCGGCCATCAGGAGGAGACATTGGGCAGAGGTGGCCCTGTGGCCGCTGGAACACTTGGTGGCCGCGTGTGACGAGGCCTCCATGCTTATCAGTTACATGGAGTCCCAGCTCAAGGAGATCAAGTGAATCCTGGAGGAGACAAATGACTCattccccgatgtccccaaggCCTTGGTGGCCAAGTAGCCAAGTTTGAGTGGCAGTGAGAGGCCAGTGCCCGCCTGGCCATGCATCACCtgctggggacacttggggacattcACGACCTCCTCTTGAGTTCCTACGGTGGCCCAGGTGGCCCCGGCAGCTGCATGGTGGCCAAGCAGTGCCAAAAAGCCATTGAGGAGATCCCAAATCTGCTGCAGGGACAACAAGGTCACTGCTGTGACATCACCGGGGCAGTGGCATCATTGGGGAAATCGCTGCTGCcaccttttccctctcccctccccacacGGTATTTGAGACAAGTCTGgggaattttctgggaattttcatTGAAATTGTCCCAAATCCTGATGGGAATTCCTGGGCTGATGTCACCAGAAACactcagggacactcagggaggacactcagggacactcagggacagggGTGACTGAGTCCCCTCAGCTGCTTCCAGCTCTCCACTGCGCCTCCACCACAGCTGGGTCATAAATGACAATTTAATAACTGGCTGCTGAAATTCTGCATTGGCTGCTGTAATCTGCATTGGcttttgcaaaaaaaaccctttcacaAGTATTCTGCTCTGGTACTTGATTATTGATTATTGGTAATCCATTGTGGCTGCTCGTTGGTACAATATAATCGATCCGTTTATCTGTGCAGCCAATTTAATGGCAGTGTGATGGTCCCCTGGGGCTCGGTCCTGTCTCCCACTCCATTATCAGCCAGGATCCCCCCGTTATCACCAGGGCCCCTACCCCCAATTTACCAGAGCACCCCCCCGCACTGGAATCCCCCCATTCACTGCCTCCCCCCCCCTTTACCGACCCCCCAAAGCGCTGGGACCCCCCCGGTCcatgacccccccccccccagtgcGCCAGGACCCCTCACTCACCGCCCCTACCCCACCCAGGGGACCCCCCTACCCCCGACTCCCCAATCCATGGGTTCCCCCACACTcaccaggaccccccccccgGCAACCCCTGGGCCCGCCCCATTGACTGAACCCCCCCGAAACGCCCGCAATCCCTCCCCTCCCCGGGTCCCCCGAGCCCCCGGCCCGCGTTGGCTCCACCCCCCGGGGCCGCCGTTGAGCGGAGCCTGTCAATCAACGCCGATCGGTCTTGTAGCCACGCCCACGGGGGGCGTGTGGTTCGGCCAATGGGGAGCggcagagcagggggaggcGGGGATTGGGGAGGGTGAGGAAAGGGAGCATGGGAAAAGGGGCGGGGCAACAGCCAATGGAGAGCGAGGGGGCGTGGCCTAAGGGGCGGCAGGGGCGGGCGATGAATGGGGAGTGGAGGGGCGGGGCCTGGAAGGAAACGAAGCTGGGCGGGGCCATCAATGGGAGGGTGCGAAGAGCAGTAAAAGGGACCCCTTGGGGACATCGGAGGCGGGGGTTTGGGGCTCCCTAGGTTCTCAAATGATCCCAAATTCTGCTGGATCCCAAGGAATGATCCCAAATGATCCCAAATGAtctcaaatcccaaatcctggatccaaaaaaatcccagatcCTGAATGCTGCTGGATACACAAAACCAATCCCAAACAATCCCAAACCCTAGATACCGAATCCGGCTGGATCCCAAGGAGTAAACCCAAATTATCTCAAATTCTGGATCCCAAGCAATTCCAAAATTACACCAAATCCAGGATCCCAAGCAGTGGTAAATTCCAGGTCCTAAATCCTGCTGGATCCCAAGGAATAGTCCCAAATGATCTCAAATCCTTGATCCCAaacaatcccaaatcccagatctCAAATCCTACTGGACACTCAAGACTAATTCTAAATGTtctcaaatcccaaatcctgtatcccaaaaaatcccagatcccaaatgCCAGATACCCCAAATCCAATCCTAAAAGATCTCCAATCCTGGATCCCAAACAACCCCAAAGCACTCAAAGATCTCAAATCCTACTGGACACTCAAAACTAATTCTAAATGCtctcaaatcccaaatcctgtatcccaaaaaatcccagatcccaaatgCCAGATACCCCAAATCCAATCCTAAAAGATCTCCAGTGCTGGGTCCCCAAAACAATCCCAAttcccagaccccaaatcctgctggatTTTCATAAACAATCCCCAAAACCAATTCCAAatcagggtcctggcaggggaaATCAGAGCCCTGGGTGGGGTAAATGGGCCCTGAGGGGGTCAATGGGGTCCTGGAAGGATAAATGGGGTCCTGAGGGAGAAATGGGTCCTGAAGGGATAAATGAAGGCCCTGAGGGGTAAGTGGGGTCCTGAAAGGGTGAATGGGGGTAAAATATGGTCCTGTCCAGGGAAATCAGGGCCCTGAGGGGTCAATGGGGTCCTGGCAGGGAAATGGAGCCCTGATGGATGGATCCAGGCCCCGAGGGGTTAAAGCCAGCCCCAAAAGGTTCCCTGAGGTCCTGGCAGGACCAGTTCTGCCCCTCGGGGGAGGATCAAGGCGTGGGGCCCTCCCTCCTCCGAGCCTCGATGCCCTCTGCCCTCAGAACTTCGGCCGCAGCCTCCGGATGGGGACGGGGATGGAGCCCAAggtgggaaccccaaaaccccagggTCACCCCCAGTGGGCACCCgaggagatttggggggatttggggggatttggtgAAGTTTGGGGATCCCCAGGGCCATGGGTGCggctgggagggaaaagggaagtgGAAAGTTCCGGAGTCTGGGGAGTTCAGAGGGGCCAGGGACGGGGAAAAGGGGGGTGGGAGTCCCCAGATTTCTGTGGGGATTCAAGtggaaccccccaaaatctcagcTGGGTACCTGTGaaccccaaaacctctctgAAGCCttacctgggacacctgggaaaccccaaatccttggGAATTctcacctgggaccccccaaacatCATCTGGGAGTCCCTTGGGAACTCACCTGGgcacctgggacccccccaaatcctcacctGGGCGGCTGGGAAACCCCAAATCTTTGGGAATTCTCAACTGGgaagccccaaatccctggggaaCCTCACCTGggagcccccaaaccccactggCGACCTCCCAAACTCCCCCCCagaatcccccaaacccctcccctaCCCCCCTAACCCCCCtttcctgtccccaggtgtccccccctgccctccctcccgaGGTGgccccagcagtggctgcacgGCACCGGGCCCTGGaggccctggtggccctggccgaggccctggggacaccggaCAGTGTCCCCACGGCACTGGCTGAGGCCGAGGCCGTGCTGAGCCAGGCCCAGGTGGCCCtgagggggctggagggggcccGGGAGGCCATGGTGGCCCCGGCAGTGgccctggggaccctgggggaCGAGGATGAGCAGCGGCTGCGGCAGCTTGGGGCCGTggccgaggcggcggcggcgacgCTGGAGGGCGAGGAGCGACGGGCACGGCGGTGCCAGcactggctgcgggctgggcacGGGCTGACCATGGGGCTGATGGTGCTGTGCGGGGCTGTGCGTGAGTAAAAAAACAgcatggaccagtatggaccagatTAAACCAGTATAGACCGGTATAAAGcagtatggaccagtacagaccagtttGGATGAATTGGGCTGCAGGCCAGGCATAGGCTGACCATGGGGCTGATGgtgctgtgtggggctgtgtgtgagtAAAAACCAGCAtggaccagtacagaccagtatagagtagtatggaccagtatggaatggtatggaccagtatggggcagtatggaccagtacagaccagtatagaccagttcAGAGCAGTATAAACCAGTTCAGAGCAGTATACATCTTGATAGTACACTGTGGTAGGACTGTATGCTGTGGGTCTGTGCTGCCTCAGTGGGAGACAGTTCAGACCAGTTCAggccagtatagaccagtatgaATATCTACAGACCAGTAGAAACTTCCCGCTGCCTGGACCAGTGTATATCAGTTCagaccagtatagaccagtataaaccagttcAGAGCAGTATACATCTTGACAGTACACTGTGGTAGGACTGTATGCTGTGGGTCTGTGCTGCCTCAGTGGGAGGCACTACAGACCAGTTCAGACCAGTATGAATATCTACAGACCAGTAGAGAATTCCCCCTGCTctgaccagtataaaccagtataatcagtataaaccagcatagaccagtataaaccagtatagaccagtacagaccagtatagaccagtataaGGCACTATGGAGCAGTAAGGATCAGTATGAACCAGTATAGAGCAATGGGGACCAGTTCAGACCAGTTTCGACCAGTATGAGCTTCTACAGACCAGGAGGGACTTTCCCCTGCCctgaccagtatggaccagtatgaaccagtacagaccagtacagaccagtacgAACCAGTACAAAGCAGAGGGGACCAGTTCAGACCAGTATGAATATCTACAGACCAACAGAGACTTTCCCCTGCCCtgaccagtatagaccagtccagaccagtataaaccagtatggaccagtatagaACAGCACGGGGCAGCAGGgaaccagtacagaccagttcagaccagtacagaccagtatggAGCCCTACAAACCAGTAGAGACCTTTCCCTGCCCCGGGATGTGAGACTGGGATTTGaactggtgacactggggtgacTCACTGGGGTGGTGACACTGGCACAGTGACAATGGGGTGGGGACACTGGTATGGGGACAATGGAGTGGtgacactgggagcactgggctggtggcactAGGACAGGACTGGGGACCCTGGGCTGGAACTGGGTTGGTGACACCAGGGCGGTGGCACTCAGGTGGTGACTGGGACAgaactggtggcactgggctggagctggggacaaTGGGAGGGGACTGGTGACACTGGGATGGAAATAGTAGGGCaggactgggggcactgggaggggacactgggatggggacatcaggaagggactggggacactgggacggggtgggggacactgggattgAACTGGTGACACTGAGCTGGTGACACTGGCACGGTGACATAGGTTGAGGACAATGGGgcagtggcactgggctggcactgggagcactgggctggtggcactgggacaggacTGGGGACGCTTGGCTGGAACTGTGTTGGTGACATtgggctggtggcactgccGTGTCCCTGATGCCACCTGTgtggtgtccctgcagtgtccctggaCTCGGCCCGCGCCgccctgggggtggctgaggacagtcacctgctgctggccctggccgTGGTGGCCGTGTCCTGCGAGGTGGCCTGGCGGAGCTTGGAGGCATCGCGGCGTCACCTGGTCACCGCTGTGCGCCACCAGCAGGACATGGCCCTGCGCCTGCGGGACCGCGCCCGGCGGGTGGCAGCCAACAGGGCCAACGCCGAGGCCACCGCGGCCACCAACGAGGCCACCGCGGATGTGCTGGGGCGGCTGGAGGAGGTGACGCAGGCGCTGGGGACGTTGGTGGCCGCTGTCACCCGGGACAGGGAGGTGACGCcgtgggggacacggggacagggcttccccagcgctgcccgggcGCTCGGGGACATcgtggtggccttggggacatcgggggagGGGCACGAGGAGCTGACGCGGAGGCTGGAGGTGGCCCAGGGGGCGCTGGCGGGGCAGGGATAGGGTGGGGACACGAGGGTGGCACTGTCACCACCGGGGCACGGGGACACCCCGAGGGACGCTGGGGACCTTGGTGCCACCCGTGTCCTTcccttggggacaccggggCTACCCTGACGTCCCCTGTCCCGTTTGGGGTCACCACGATGTCCCCAAAAGGACCCGgtgtgtcccccagtgtccccaatgggACATCAAGGGACTATTGGGCTCctgttggggacattgggaccctgaggggacatggggggggacattggggacccGCCCTGGCCCCGCgggcgggggagggggggggggcggAGGGGGTGGTGACGTCACCTCGCCCTGCCCCCATCCGGCCGTGCCCCGTTCCGCGTGTGCTCCGAgtgtccccccctccccgccAGCGTCTCCTGAAGTGTCCCCGGAGTGTCCCCAAAGCGTCCCCGGAGTGTCCCCAGCGGTCATGGAGCCCCGCGAGGTGCGACAATcccggcgcggggcgggggaggggacGGTGGGGgaacagaggggacacagggagtggcaggaggggacaggggcgTGGCAGGAAGGGGGAGGTGACAGAGGGCTGGAGGGGACCgagggtggcagaggggacgagggggtgacacagggacagaggggacagcagagccctcc
Proteins encoded in this region:
- the LOC136570604 gene encoding uncharacterized protein gives rise to the protein MNGEWRGGAWKETKLGGAINGRVSPPALPPEVAPAVAARHRALEALVALAEALGTPDSVPTALAEAEAVLSQAQVALRGLEGAREAMVAPAVALGTLGDEDEQRLRQLGAVAEAAAATLEGEERRARRCQHWLRAGHGLTMGLMVLCGAVLSLDSARAALGVAEDSHLLLALAVVAVSCEVAWRSLEASRRHLVTAVRHQQDMALRLRDRARRVAANRANAEATAATNEATADVLGRLEEVTQALGTLVAAVTRDREVTPWGTRGQGFPSAARALGDIVVALGTSGEGHEELTRRLEVAQGALAGQG